The sequence ATGATCAATGTACGCCTCTACATTACGCCAAAAACATCTAATAAGATCGTTTTTTTTGTGCTTGCCAACATTTTTAAATCCATCTGAGGGATTTATCCGAGCAATGAAAGTATTAATTCTTGTTGTTAATAAATAGCGATTACCCTCAACCATTGTTGATAAATGAGGTTTAGTTTTCGGATCAGCTAGTTGTATTAGCTTTTGAAGTTCGGCTTCGGGAGTTTTTTCCCGATAATTTTTATCAATTGCTAGTCGATTTAATACCTGAGAATCTAAATCGCCATCATCGAGTTCAATACCTCTAGCACTAAACCAAATTACATAGTCGCAACCTTTTAAACAATAACTCATGGCTTCCATGTATCCGTTCAATTTAGCAATTTCAGGAGTATTCTCTAATTTCATAATTCCTAAATAAAACTTTTAATTGCTTTTTTCCCTACTGGAAAATCCTTTTCCTAAATACTCAAATTTTCTGCTAATCTAACTGTTTGTACTTGGTCTAACTCTAGTATTGTAGATTAAGCTGAAAAAATATTGAGTGGTGTTGAAAGCGACATCCTACCCCAAAATTCATTACAATCATTTACAATTACCTACCACATAGCCAAATCCTGCTTTACCCTGTTTTGTGGTTATCTTTACTCTCTTAACAAACATTTATACATGATTGCTCTACGTCCTCATCAAAAAGCTAAAGCCCTCAAACCCGGTAGCCGTCGCCCTGCGAAGGAACTTTGTAGTGAGTGCGGACTTTGCGATACATATTATGTGCATTATGTCAAGGAAGCTTGCGCTTTTCTTAATCAACAAATTGCCGAATTGGAAGCCGAGGCACATGGGCGCAGTCGCAACTTAGATGACGCTGACGACTGGTATTTTGGTGTGCGTCAGGAAATGATGGCGGCGAGGAAAAAACAGCCTCTAGAGGGCGCACAATGGACGGGTATTGTGAGTAGTATTGCCTGCGAAATGCTTAACCAAGGCAAAGTTGAAGGTGTAGTTTGCGTTCAGAATACCAAAGAAGACCGCTTTCAACCAATGCCAGTTATTGCAAGAACGCCAGAAGAAGTGTTAGCAGCGAAAGTAAATAAACCTACCTTATCGCCGAATCTTTCCGTTTTAGAACAAGTGGAAAAATCGGGGATGAAAAGGTTATTAGTTATTGGCGTTGGCTGTCAAATTCAAGCATTGCGGGCTGTTGAGAAAGAATTAGGTTTAGAAAAGCTTTATGTTTTGGGGACACCTTGTGTGGATAATGTTACTCGCGCTGGGTTACAAAAATTCTTAGAAACGACAAGTAAGTCTCCGGATACTGTAGTGCATTACGAATTTATGCAAGATTTTCGGGTGCATTTTAAACACGAAGATGGTTCGATTGAAAAAGTACCTTTCTTTGGTTTGAAAACTAATCAATTAAAAGATGTTTTTGCGCCTTCTTGTATGAGTTGTTTTGACTATGTGAACTCGTTGGCAGATTTGGTTGTGGGTTATATGGGCGCACCTTTTGGTTGGCAATGGATTTTGGTGCGAAATGATACTGGTAAAGAAATGCTGGAATTAGTTAAAAATCAACTTGATGTGCAGCCTGTGATGTCTTCGGGTTCTCGTCAACAAGCGGTGCAACAAAGTATTCCGGCTTATGACAAAGGTGTTACTTTGCCGATGTGGGCGGCTAAATTAATGGGAGTTGTGATTGAAAAAATTGGTCCGAAGGGTTTAGAATATGCCCGTTTTTCGATTGATTCTCACTTTACCAGGAATTATTTATATCTCAAGCGCAATCATCCGGAAAAGTTAGAGGCGCACGTCCCTGATTATGCTAAACGTATTGTGGGACAGTATCAATTACCTGAGTGATTAGGGATTGGGGAATGGGGATTGGGTTCAGTTATCAGTAAACAGTAAACAGTTACCAGTTACCAGTTACCAGTTACCAGTGAACAGTTATTAGTTTATCCTCAATTACTAACTAGCAATCACTAACTACCGACCAAACACCACAAACCAGATACTAATGAAGCAGGAACGATTACTGATTATAGGGTGGCGAGAGAGAATTGCTTTACCAGAATTAGGAATTTCTCAAGTTAAGGCGAAAATAGATACAGGGGCGCGATCGTCTGCTTTACACGCTTTTGATGTGGAAATTTTTCCGCGAGATGGTCAAGAGATGGTGCGTTTTCAGGTGCATCCTTACCAACGGGATAGCAAAACTACAGTAGTCGCTGAAGCGAAACTTTTAGATCGGCGAGAGGTACGGAATTCCGGGGGGGTAGCCCAACTACGACCAGCGATCGCGACTGTTGTAGAATTGGGTGGCATTCAGTGGCAAATTGAACTTACCTTAACTAATCGCGATGTCATGGGTTTTCGGATGCTACTGGGTCGTCAGGCGTTGCGGAGGAGATTTTTGGTAGATCCAGGAAATTCGTTCGTCCAAAGTCGCCGTTACCATCAAAAAGGTCACGAAAATCAACAACAACAGTTATGAAAATTGCTATCCTCTCGCAAGATCCGACTCTTTATTCCACTAAGCGTCTGAAGGAGGCTGGGGAAGAAAGGGGACATGAAATGCGGGTGATTAATTATCTGCGTTGCTATATGAATATTACTTCGAGTAAACCAGCGATCGTGTATAAGGGGAAACCTTTAGAAAATTTTGATGCGATTATTCCTCGAATTGGTGCGTCTAGAACGTTTTACGGTACGGCGGTGGTACGCCAGTTTGAGGTGATGGGGGTGTTTACGCCGAATGAGTCGCAAGCTATTTCTCGTTCTCGCGATAAACTGCGCTGTTTGCAAATTCTCGCCCGTCAAGGTATCGGTTTACCTGTGACTGGTTTTGCTCATGCAACGGAAGATATTGATGGTTTAATCGAAACTGTGGGTGGTGCGCCTTTGGTGATTAAGCTGTTGGAAGGAACGCAGGGTATTGGTGTGGTTTTGGCGGAAACTACCCAAGCGGCGAAGTCTGTGATTGAGGCTTTTCGCGGTTTGGATGCGAATATTTTGGTGCAGGAGTTTATTAAGGAGGCTGCGGGTGCAGATATTCGCTGTTTTGTGATTGGCGATAAGGTGATTGCTTCGATGAAACGACAGGGTGCCGAAGGTGAATTTCGCTCGAATTTGCATCGGGGTGGAAAGGCGGAGAAAATTAAGTTAACTCCGGAGGAACGTAGTACCGCCGTGCGTTCGGCGAAGGCGATGGGTTTACGGGTGGCTGGAGTGGATTTGCTGCGTTCTAATCACGGTCCGGTGGTTATGGAGGTCAATTCTTCTCCGGGATTAGAAGGAATTGAGAGGGCGACGGAAATCGATGTGGCTGGGAAAATTATTGGCTATTTGGAGAAAAATGCGGTTCCGGGAAAAAGCCGCGATCGCATTCAATATTAATTCTCCGAAGAAGGACATCGCTATTCTAGATCGGGAGGTTGTATCCAAGCTAACATCGCGTGACAGATAATACTTTTGAACTGAAACAAGAGGCAAAGGCAACCGATGCTTTTGCCTATTTTCCCGCCACTCGCCGTCGTTTGGAAATTCCGGTGGCACGTCTTCCTACTCAGACGATGATTTCGCTTCCGGTGACGGTGGTTCACGGGATTGAACCGGGACCGAAACTTTGGTTAAGTGCTGCGATTCATGGTGACGAACTTAATGGCGTAGAGATTATACATCAAGTATTGTCAAAAGTCAACCCCCAAGAGTTACGGGGGACGTTAATTGCTGTACCTGTGGTTAATGTTTTTGGCTTTATCGAACAATCTCGCTATCTTCCCGATAGAAGAGACTTAAATCGTTCTTTTCCTGGTTCCGCAACGGGTTCATTAGCTTCCCGTTTAGCCTGTTTATTTATGAAGGAAATTGTCAGCCGTTGTACCCACGGAATTGACTTGCATACTGCTTCCCATCATCGCATAAATTTGCCGCAAATTCGAGCTAATTTAGATGACTCGGAAACTTATCGCTGTGCGAAAGCTTTTGGCGCACCAATTATTATTCATGCTACCACTCGTGACGGTTCTTTGCGCCAAGCAGCTACCAGAAGAGGCATTCCCATTTTACTTTATGAAGCTGGGGAAGCACTTAGGTTTGACCCCGAAGCAATTCGCGTTGGGGTGGAAGGCATTTTGCGGGTGATGAATGTGCTAGAAATGTATTCTGTACCTCATTTACTACCACCAAAAAATCCCCAAGAAGTCTCGGAAAGTAAATGGATCAGAGCATCTCGTAGTGGCATTTTACACCTGAAAATAAGTTTGGGAGATTTTGTTGACAAAAAACAAATTTTATGTTCAATTAATGATGCTTTTGGGGAGACAAGCGTCAAAATTCGCGCTGGGGTGCGGGGAATAGTCATCGGTCATACGCAAAATCCCTTGGTAAATCAAGGAGATGGTATCGTGCATTTAGCAATTGTTCAATGAGGAGAGAGTCTCTGTGCTGATGGTAACAGTTTCCGATGTATTTTTTGCCGCGATCGCTGTCGGTTTACTCATTTTACTAGGAAGCTGGATTAAGCAGCGCCTACCAATCTTACAAAAATTATACCTACCGGAATCAATTATTGCAGGGACAATAGGATTATTACTCGGACCCGATGTTTTAGGAAGTATAATTGCGGCTGCGGGTGGAGAAGGTTATTTGGTGAAAAATGGTTTATTTCCCGAATCAATTCGCACTGTTTGGGAGCAAGTTCCGGGGATTTTAATTATCCTCGTCTTCGCGGCTTTATTTTTAGGCGAAAATATTCCTGATTGGCAAGAAATTTGGCGCAAAACTTCCCCACAAGTCGCTTTTGCACAAACTTTGGCTTGGGGACAATATGTAACTGGAATTGGCGTAACTTTATTAATTTTAATTCCTTTTTTTCAAGCTGACCCTTTAGCAGGAATTTTAATCGAAATTGCCTTTGAAGGAGGACATGGAACCGCCGCAGGAATGGCAGGTACTTTTGAGGAATTAGGATTTTTAGCAGCTTCGGAATTAGGTTTATCTTTGGCAACAGTAGGGATTGTTTCGGCTGTGGTTGCGGGAACTATTTTAGTTAATTGGGGTATTCGCCAAGGTCACGTCCAAGTTGATTCTGCTGTAGTTGAAGATGTAGAATTACTGACCGATCGAAAACCAATTATTAAGACAAAAGAAAGTAATTTGCTTGTCGATTCGTTGTCTTTTAACTTTGGTTTTACCGCCATAGCAATCGCCCTTGCTTGGGCAATTTTAGAGTTACTACAATGGTTAGAGATATATCTGGATTTAGGTTTTAGATTGTTTAAATTTGTGCCTTTATTTCCGATTGCCATGTTAGGAGGCTTGATAGTTCAATTAGTAATGGAACGTTTTGAGTTAGATTATTTAATCGAACGCAGGTTACAAGAACATATTGGTGGAGTAGCACTAGATTTAGTAGTTGTTACTGCATTGGCGACGATTAATTTAAAGGTATTGGAAGCCAATATTGAAGTATTTTTAATTCTTGCAATAGTTGGAATTGCTTGGAATGTACTTGCTTTTGTTTACCTCGCACCGCGTCTGTTACCTAACTATTGGTTTGAAAGAGGAATTTGCGATTTAGGGCAATCAATGGGAGTAACACCCACAGGGCTTTTATTATTACGCATGGTTGACCCGCAAAACAAGAGTGGTGCGTTTGAAAGTTTTGCTTACAAACAGTTACTTTTTACGCCTATTGTCGGTGGAGGAATTTTTACGGCTGCTGCACCAATTTTAATGAGACAATTTGGTGCAGTGGGCGTTTTGTTAATTACGGGAAGTTTACTAATTTTTTGGTTAATTTTTGGTTTCTGGAATTATCAAAAAATTAAGTCAACTGTAGTTTATACTAAACAAGATGCTTAGATAAAATTGGGCAATGAGAGGACTAAAGTCCTCACTATGAAGTTTAATCACACCATTCAATCGACCATTCAGTTTGATTGGGATATGCAGGTAAACTTCTAAAGCCTTGAGGAACGATCGCTGCTTGAGTTGTAGTAATTGTAGTTGCTGTTCGCAGTCTTTGGGCTTGGGCTACCCAGTTCCGAACTTGAGATAATGAAGGTGGTTGCTTGACTCGCTGTTGGCGATCGTTTTCGGCGATCATTTTATCATATAAAGTATCGGGAGAACGACGCTTAAGTTCTTCAACGGTATCTACTCCTGTAGCTTGCAACAATTCGGAATATTCTCCTCCTACGCCTTTAATTCGGCATAAATCGGCAATATTCACGAATTTGAGGATTTTTCCCTTATCGATACCAGTGGTTTTTACCAGTTCCTCTCTACCTTCTTTGGAAGTGCCTTTTTCAAACAATTCTTCGGTAGTTGTGATTCCAACTGCTGCTAGTTTGTCAGCTTCTGACGCATCGATACTTTCTATTTCACGAATATAATGTGGCATTGTCACTGCTCATAAAATCTTATCTGTAATATATTTTACCTTACGGTATTTCATCTCAGTTTCTTATTAAAAATTTAGGCAAAAACTACAGTCCGATTGTCATAAACTAAGACGCGATTTTGTAAGTGCAAGCGTACTGCACGAGCGAGAACTAATCTTTCTAAGTCTCTAC comes from Oscillatoria salina IIICB1 and encodes:
- a CDS encoding ATP-dependent zinc protease family protein; translation: MKQERLLIIGWRERIALPELGISQVKAKIDTGARSSALHAFDVEIFPRDGQEMVRFQVHPYQRDSKTTVVAEAKLLDRREVRNSGGVAQLRPAIATVVELGGIQWQIELTLTNRDVMGFRMLLGRQALRRRFLVDPGNSFVQSRRYHQKGHENQQQQL
- a CDS encoding succinylglutamate desuccinylase/aspartoacylase family protein codes for the protein MTDNTFELKQEAKATDAFAYFPATRRRLEIPVARLPTQTMISLPVTVVHGIEPGPKLWLSAAIHGDELNGVEIIHQVLSKVNPQELRGTLIAVPVVNVFGFIEQSRYLPDRRDLNRSFPGSATGSLASRLACLFMKEIVSRCTHGIDLHTASHHRINLPQIRANLDDSETYRCAKAFGAPIIIHATTRDGSLRQAATRRGIPILLYEAGEALRFDPEAIRVGVEGILRVMNVLEMYSVPHLLPPKNPQEVSESKWIRASRSGILHLKISLGDFVDKKQILCSINDAFGETSVKIRAGVRGIVIGHTQNPLVNQGDGIVHLAIVQ
- a CDS encoding sodium/glutamate symporter, whose protein sequence is MVTVSDVFFAAIAVGLLILLGSWIKQRLPILQKLYLPESIIAGTIGLLLGPDVLGSIIAAAGGEGYLVKNGLFPESIRTVWEQVPGILIILVFAALFLGENIPDWQEIWRKTSPQVAFAQTLAWGQYVTGIGVTLLILIPFFQADPLAGILIEIAFEGGHGTAAGMAGTFEELGFLAASELGLSLATVGIVSAVVAGTILVNWGIRQGHVQVDSAVVEDVELLTDRKPIIKTKESNLLVDSLSFNFGFTAIAIALAWAILELLQWLEIYLDLGFRLFKFVPLFPIAMLGGLIVQLVMERFELDYLIERRLQEHIGGVALDLVVVTALATINLKVLEANIEVFLILAIVGIAWNVLAFVYLAPRLLPNYWFERGICDLGQSMGVTPTGLLLLRMVDPQNKSGAFESFAYKQLLFTPIVGGGIFTAAAPILMRQFGAVGVLLITGSLLIFWLIFGFWNYQKIKSTVVYTKQDA
- the rimK gene encoding 30S ribosomal protein S6--L-glutamate ligase, producing the protein MKIAILSQDPTLYSTKRLKEAGEERGHEMRVINYLRCYMNITSSKPAIVYKGKPLENFDAIIPRIGASRTFYGTAVVRQFEVMGVFTPNESQAISRSRDKLRCLQILARQGIGLPVTGFAHATEDIDGLIETVGGAPLVIKLLEGTQGIGVVLAETTQAAKSVIEAFRGLDANILVQEFIKEAAGADIRCFVIGDKVIASMKRQGAEGEFRSNLHRGGKAEKIKLTPEERSTAVRSAKAMGLRVAGVDLLRSNHGPVVMEVNSSPGLEGIERATEIDVAGKIIGYLEKNAVPGKSRDRIQY
- a CDS encoding DUF4332 domain-containing protein, with protein sequence MPHYIREIESIDASEADKLAAVGITTTEELFEKGTSKEGREELVKTTGIDKGKILKFVNIADLCRIKGVGGEYSELLQATGVDTVEELKRRSPDTLYDKMIAENDRQQRVKQPPSLSQVRNWVAQAQRLRTATTITTTQAAIVPQGFRSLPAYPNQTEWSIEWCD
- a CDS encoding Coenzyme F420 hydrogenase/dehydrogenase, beta subunit C-terminal domain, producing MIALRPHQKAKALKPGSRRPAKELCSECGLCDTYYVHYVKEACAFLNQQIAELEAEAHGRSRNLDDADDWYFGVRQEMMAARKKQPLEGAQWTGIVSSIACEMLNQGKVEGVVCVQNTKEDRFQPMPVIARTPEEVLAAKVNKPTLSPNLSVLEQVEKSGMKRLLVIGVGCQIQALRAVEKELGLEKLYVLGTPCVDNVTRAGLQKFLETTSKSPDTVVHYEFMQDFRVHFKHEDGSIEKVPFFGLKTNQLKDVFAPSCMSCFDYVNSLADLVVGYMGAPFGWQWILVRNDTGKEMLELVKNQLDVQPVMSSGSRQQAVQQSIPAYDKGVTLPMWAAKLMGVVIEKIGPKGLEYARFSIDSHFTRNYLYLKRNHPEKLEAHVPDYAKRIVGQYQLPE